The Rhinopithecus roxellana isolate Shanxi Qingling chromosome 13, ASM756505v1, whole genome shotgun sequence genome contains a region encoding:
- the CBLN4 gene encoding cerebellin-4 has product MGSRRRALSAVPAVLLVLTLPGLPVWAQNDTEPIVLEGKCLVVCDSNPATDSKGSSSSPLGISVRAANSKVAFSAVRSTNHEPSEMSNKTRIIYFDQILVNVGNFFTLESVFVAPRKGIYSFSFHVIKVYQSQTIQVNLMLNGKPVISAFAGDKDVTREAATNGVLLYLDKEDKVYLKLEKGNLVGGWQYSTFSGFLVFPL; this is encoded by the exons ATGGGCTCCCGGCGCCGGGCGCTGTCCGCGGTGCCGGCCGTGCTGCTGGTCCTCACGCTGCCGGGGCTGCCCGTCTGGGCACAGAACGACACGGAGCCCATCGTGCTGGAGGGCAAGTGTCTGGTGGTGTGCGACTCGAACCCGGCCACGGACTCCAAAGGCTCCTCTTCCTCCCCGCTGGGGATATCGGTCCGGGCGGCCAACTCCAAGGTCGCCTTCTCGGCGGTGCGGAGCACCAACCACGAGCCATCTGAGATGAGCAACAAGACGCGCATCATTTACTTCGATCAG atccTGGTGAATGTGGGTAATTTTTTCACATTGGAGTCTGTCTTTGTAGCACCAAGAAAAGGAATTTACAGTTTCAGTTTTCATGTGATTAAAGTCTACCAGAGCCAAACTATCCAG gtTAACTTGATGTTAAATGGAAAACCAGTAATATCTGCCTTTGCGGGGGACAAAGATGTTACTCGTGAAGCTGCCACTAATGGTGTCCTACTCTACTTAGATAAAGAGGATAAGGTTTACCTAAAACTGGAGAAAGGTAATTTGGTTGGAGGCTGGCAGTATTCCACATTTTCGGGCTTTCTGGTGTTCCCCCTATAG